The following coding sequences are from one Prochlorococcus sp. MIT 0604 window:
- a CDS encoding DNA topoisomerase (ATP-hydrolyzing) subunit A produces MDKKNFTSISLQEEMQRSYLEYAMSVIVGRALPDARDGLKPVQRRILFAMYELGLTPDKPFRKCARVVGDVLGKYHPHGDQAVYDALVRLVQNFSTKYPALDGHGNFGSVDNDPPAAMRYTETRLAPIAHKGFLEEIGSETVSFSNNFDGSQQEPDVLPAQLPFLLLNGSSGIAVGMATNIPPHNLGEIVDGLIALVKNNDISDKKLSTIIKGPDFPTGGELIYSPAIEELYQTGKGSITMRGVVNTEEVNLGKGKHKKNALIITELPYQSNKAGWIEKLAELVNTGKIDGISDIRDESDRDGMRIVIELKKDSNSELVISNLYKKTTLQTNFGAIFLALIKGKPVQLNLKKYLNYFLEFREETIRKRTFYFLRNTLDKLEISEGLSKATKNIKKVIAIIEESENSVQARSKLVENFFLSEKQANSVLDMPLKKLTNLEKNQIDNDIKNLEGKKNYFQKLLNERELLLELLIEELLILKKKYNVIRKTKIIKNINQNEELETLNNQILEELINKKTKLYIDNRLYLKKMILGNYKKSFEVVNKIIDNKNIQKFICNIEKNIKLIGITNTGKVFNIDWESNINKDYKLDNKILGNIHPSEIINFHSIKKETRNYLCILNSDGRFKKVLFDEDMIKSNRSFTITKLKNNLKTIDSFISNESKDLIILTSIGRIFKFNLSNKFLTPTSKQSQGLIIAKLLPSEKIVSCCTFNDGENIFLISKQGKIFCINSNEIYCSNEYSLGYLNEKIQLKNDYFLKIMASNHYLDIETNKNKSARLDLNKLNFKSNKSNFLIDFLKLDYDEYLENCFRLENFLD; encoded by the coding sequence ATGGATAAGAAAAACTTCACTTCCATCTCACTTCAAGAAGAAATGCAACGTTCTTATTTGGAGTATGCAATGAGCGTAATAGTTGGACGTGCTCTACCTGATGCAAGAGACGGTCTTAAGCCTGTGCAAAGAAGAATACTTTTTGCGATGTACGAATTAGGATTAACACCTGATAAACCATTTAGAAAGTGTGCGAGAGTTGTGGGAGATGTACTTGGAAAGTACCATCCTCATGGCGATCAAGCAGTATATGATGCATTAGTAAGGCTAGTACAAAATTTTTCTACAAAATATCCTGCTCTTGACGGCCATGGAAATTTTGGATCTGTAGATAATGATCCACCAGCAGCAATGAGATATACTGAAACCAGATTAGCTCCGATAGCTCATAAAGGTTTTCTTGAAGAAATTGGATCAGAAACAGTAAGCTTTTCAAATAACTTTGACGGTTCTCAACAAGAACCAGATGTTCTTCCGGCCCAACTTCCATTTTTATTATTGAACGGCTCATCAGGTATTGCTGTCGGAATGGCAACAAACATACCTCCTCACAACCTAGGAGAAATTGTAGATGGTTTAATTGCTTTAGTAAAAAATAATGATATTAGTGATAAAAAACTTTCTACCATTATTAAAGGTCCTGATTTTCCTACAGGCGGAGAGTTAATTTATAGTCCAGCAATAGAAGAACTTTATCAAACTGGAAAAGGATCTATAACGATGAGAGGAGTTGTAAATACGGAAGAGGTAAATTTAGGGAAAGGGAAACATAAAAAAAATGCATTAATCATTACTGAACTTCCTTACCAAAGTAATAAAGCAGGTTGGATTGAAAAACTCGCAGAACTTGTTAATACAGGAAAAATTGATGGGATCTCAGATATTAGAGATGAAAGCGATAGAGATGGTATGAGAATTGTAATAGAACTAAAAAAAGATTCTAATTCTGAACTTGTTATTTCTAATTTATATAAAAAAACAACTCTCCAAACAAACTTTGGCGCAATATTCTTAGCTTTAATTAAAGGCAAACCTGTACAACTAAATCTGAAAAAATATCTTAACTATTTTCTTGAATTTAGAGAAGAAACTATTAGAAAAAGAACTTTTTATTTTCTAAGAAACACTCTTGATAAATTAGAAATATCAGAAGGTTTATCTAAAGCTACAAAAAACATAAAAAAAGTTATCGCAATTATTGAAGAATCAGAAAATTCTGTGCAAGCTAGATCAAAATTAGTAGAAAATTTTTTCTTAAGTGAAAAACAGGCAAATTCAGTTTTGGATATGCCACTAAAAAAATTAACAAATCTAGAAAAAAATCAAATTGATAACGATATAAAAAATTTAGAAGGAAAAAAGAATTATTTTCAAAAATTATTGAACGAAAGAGAATTATTACTTGAATTACTTATAGAAGAATTATTAATATTAAAGAAAAAATACAATGTTATACGTAAAACAAAAATAATTAAAAATATAAATCAAAATGAAGAATTAGAAACGCTTAATAATCAGATATTAGAAGAACTTATAAATAAAAAAACAAAATTATACATAGACAATAGACTTTATTTAAAAAAGATGATTTTAGGTAATTACAAGAAATCGTTTGAGGTTGTAAATAAAATTATAGATAATAAAAATATTCAAAAATTTATATGTAATATTGAAAAAAATATAAAATTAATTGGAATCACGAATACGGGAAAAGTATTTAATATTGATTGGGAATCAAATATTAATAAAGACTATAAATTAGATAATAAAATCCTTGGAAATATTCATCCTAGTGAAATAATAAATTTTCATTCAATTAAAAAAGAAACTAGAAATTATTTATGTATATTAAATTCAGATGGAAGATTTAAAAAAGTTTTATTTGATGAAGATATGATTAAAAGCAATAGATCTTTCACAATTACAAAATTAAAAAATAATTTAAAAACAATTGATTCTTTTATTTCTAATGAAAGCAAAGATTTAATAATATTAACCTCGATAGGAAGAATTTTTAAATTTAATTTATCAAATAAATTTTTAACTCCAACTTCAAAACAATCCCAAGGATTAATAATTGCAAAACTTTTACCATCTGAAAAAATCGTTTCTTGTTGTACATTTAATGATGGAGAAAATATTTTTTTAATATCTAAACAAGGAAAAATCTTTTGCATAAATAGTAATGAAATTTACTGCTCAAATGAATACAGTTTGGGATATTTGAATGAAAAAATCCAACTTAAAAACGATTACTTCCTCAAAATAATGGCAAGTAACCATTACCTTGATATTGAAACTAATAAAAATAAATCTGCAAGATTAGACCTAAATAAATTAAATTTCAAATCCAATAAATCAAACTTTTTAATTGATTTTTTAAAATTAGATTATGATGAATACCTTGAAAATTGTTTCCGACTTGAAAACTTTCTTGACTAA
- a CDS encoding tetratricopeptide repeat protein, with protein sequence MKQFFKKILWISLIGFYFFRIEKVQAIVPYYYFPTIKNLQKQSSYIGKNAYQMLYFGQYENSLNLAKLAIKINGRDEKLWLILAEAQIANDQYKNALNSLNKAEQINSNTSEIYFAKSNIYLRISQPTKAKIALEKGLKIEPNNHKAIFQLGNILLIEKNYLGAIKLFDKSIKIKPNFWQAINNQGLAYFEKNNINLSIKLFKSAISIQENAEPLLGLASCIRINDTELAIKLAKKALAKDPKYVNYDYRKEQLWGEKLQTSTEILLQNEKLKEDVILAKTKIIESS encoded by the coding sequence ATGAAACAGTTTTTTAAAAAAATTCTCTGGATCTCCTTGATCGGTTTTTACTTTTTTCGAATAGAAAAAGTTCAAGCAATAGTACCCTATTATTATTTCCCAACAATAAAAAATTTACAAAAGCAAAGTTCATATATTGGAAAAAATGCATATCAAATGCTTTATTTTGGGCAATATGAAAACAGCCTTAACTTAGCAAAATTAGCTATAAAAATTAATGGAAGAGATGAAAAATTATGGTTAATTTTAGCTGAAGCACAAATAGCTAACGATCAATACAAAAACGCATTAAATTCTCTAAATAAAGCAGAACAGATCAATTCAAATACTAGCGAAATATATTTTGCTAAAAGTAATATTTACTTAAGAATTTCCCAACCAACAAAAGCAAAGATTGCTTTAGAAAAAGGATTAAAGATTGAGCCTAATAACCATAAAGCTATTTTTCAATTGGGAAATATCTTATTAATAGAAAAAAATTATTTGGGCGCTATCAAATTGTTTGATAAATCAATAAAAATTAAACCTAATTTCTGGCAAGCAATAAATAATCAAGGTTTAGCTTATTTCGAAAAAAACAATATAAATCTATCCATCAAACTTTTTAAGAGTGCAATCTCAATTCAGGAAAATGCTGAACCATTACTAGGACTTGCCTCTTGTATAAGAATTAATGATACTGAGTTAGCAATTAAGCTAGCAAAAAAAGCTTTGGCTAAAGATCCCAAATATGTCAATTATGATTATAGAAAAGAACAATTATGGGGAGAGAAATTACAAACCTCTACAGAAATTCTTTTGCAAAATGAAAAACTAAAAGAAGATGTAATACTGGCAAAAACAAAAATAATTGAATCATCTTAA
- the queG gene encoding tRNA epoxyqueuosine(34) reductase QueG codes for MINTVQEKKELSKKLKERAIFEGFTIAGIASIPGSSRIKLRTNALERWLSNNNHAEMKWMEAEKRRDIGLLFENAKSVLSVGFAYINSQNNTNSLLKVAKFGQGEDYHKVIHKKLKNIGKWINLEIPDCKWKICVDTSPLLEKAWAEEAGIGWIGKNSNLISKKNGSFFTLGFMILTKDLIPDKPHESLCGKCDKCIEHCPTNAIVEPFVIQSDLCIAYHTIENRDKTIPKKIEKNLDGWIAGCDICQDVCPWNKSVPYNNNYETTPKEWIKNLNSESLNWDDKTWGEKLKGTTLKRIKPWMWKRNIKANLKNKKIKI; via the coding sequence ATGATTAATACAGTACAAGAAAAAAAAGAATTAAGTAAAAAGTTAAAAGAAAGAGCTATTTTTGAAGGCTTTACAATTGCTGGAATAGCTTCAATTCCAGGAAGTTCGCGTATAAAATTAAGAACTAATGCTTTAGAGAGATGGTTATCAAATAATAACCATGCTGAAATGAAATGGATGGAAGCAGAAAAAAGAAGAGATATAGGTTTACTTTTTGAAAATGCAAAAAGTGTTTTAAGCGTTGGATTTGCTTACATTAATTCACAAAACAACACCAATAGTTTACTCAAGGTAGCTAAATTTGGCCAAGGGGAGGATTATCATAAAGTTATTCACAAAAAATTAAAGAATATTGGTAAATGGATCAACCTAGAAATTCCTGATTGCAAATGGAAAATATGTGTTGATACCTCTCCACTTCTCGAAAAAGCATGGGCTGAAGAAGCAGGGATTGGCTGGATAGGTAAAAATAGTAATTTAATAAGCAAAAAAAATGGTTCTTTTTTTACTTTGGGTTTTATGATTCTTACAAAGGATTTAATCCCAGATAAACCTCATGAATCACTTTGTGGAAAATGTGATAAGTGTATTGAACATTGTCCAACAAATGCGATAGTAGAACCCTTTGTAATACAATCAGATCTATGCATTGCGTATCACACAATAGAAAACAGAGATAAAACTATTCCAAAGAAAATAGAAAAAAATTTAGATGGATGGATAGCAGGATGTGATATTTGTCAGGATGTATGCCCATGGAATAAATCAGTGCCATACAACAATAATTATGAGACGACACCGAAAGAATGGATTAAAAATCTTAATAGTGAATCGCTAAATTGGGACGATAAAACTTGGGGGGAAAAACTCAAAGGAACTACATTAAAAAGAATTAAGCCATGGATGTGGAAAAGAAACATAAAAGCAAATCTAAAGAATAAAAAAATTAAAATATGA
- a CDS encoding DUF502 domain-containing protein: MVESNQNQDSNLGSRLQQDLKNDLIAGLLVVIPLATTIWLSSLVSKFVLTLVTSVPKQLNPFITLNPLLQDLINLTLGLTVPLLAILLIGLMARNFVGRWLLEFGEGTLSKIPVAGAVYKTLKQLLETFLSNKSNRFRRVVLVEYPREGLYSVGFVTGDVGPSLQPELEEKLLSVFIPTAPNPTTGWYTLVPESSVKDLDISVEDAFRTIISAGIVNPDEKNNTTNPTFSKLFSQLRSSSNTSS; encoded by the coding sequence TTGGTTGAATCTAATCAAAATCAAGATTCCAATTTAGGATCTAGGCTTCAACAAGATCTAAAAAATGATCTTATAGCTGGCTTGTTAGTTGTTATACCCTTAGCAACAACAATCTGGCTGTCATCTTTAGTAAGTAAATTTGTTTTAACATTAGTTACTTCAGTTCCAAAGCAATTAAATCCCTTTATTACATTAAATCCTTTATTACAAGATTTAATAAATCTTACTTTAGGTTTAACTGTTCCTTTATTAGCTATTTTGCTTATAGGCTTGATGGCGAGAAATTTTGTAGGAAGATGGTTATTAGAATTTGGAGAAGGCACTTTATCAAAAATTCCAGTAGCTGGAGCTGTTTATAAAACTCTTAAACAATTGTTAGAAACTTTCTTAAGCAATAAATCTAATAGATTTAGAAGAGTTGTTTTAGTTGAATATCCTCGTGAGGGACTATACAGTGTAGGCTTTGTAACTGGAGATGTAGGTCCTTCTCTGCAGCCAGAATTAGAAGAAAAGTTACTTAGTGTTTTTATACCTACAGCACCAAATCCAACTACTGGGTGGTATACACTCGTTCCTGAGTCTTCTGTCAAAGATTTGGATATTTCTGTTGAAGATGCTTTTAGAACAATAATTTCAGCTGGTATAGTTAATCCAGATGAAAAAAATAATACAACAAATCCAACATTTTCAAAATTGTTTTCTCAATTACGATCTTCCAGTAATACTTCTTCTTAA
- the nusB gene encoding transcription antitermination factor NusB, with amino-acid sequence MHNRSLSRELSLISLGLIKDKGDLQLNKFQIEEIFESALDTLINHCRDELDNCESELENASQNILDSELQEGFDFSYSNVRDELKNSLTKIETVMNTLSVTLDFPKLIVSSGQIDIREDVNQRICNIINNLKSIDSDIDEVMDGWRLKRLPRIDRDILRLAYVDINFLNTPVAVACDEAVNLANKYSDLQGRKFINGVLRRLQTI; translated from the coding sequence ATGCATAATAGATCCCTTTCTCGAGAATTATCTTTAATTTCTCTTGGCCTTATAAAAGATAAAGGTGATTTGCAATTAAATAAATTTCAGATAGAAGAAATTTTTGAATCTGCTTTGGATACTCTAATAAATCATTGCAGAGACGAATTAGATAATTGCGAGTCTGAGTTAGAAAATGCTTCACAAAATATATTAGATAGTGAATTGCAAGAAGGTTTTGATTTCTCTTATTCAAATGTGCGAGATGAGTTAAAAAACTCTCTGACAAAAATTGAAACTGTAATGAATACCCTCTCAGTTACTTTAGATTTTCCAAAATTAATTGTTTCTAGCGGCCAAATTGATATTAGAGAGGATGTTAATCAAAGGATTTGTAATATAATTAACAATCTTAAAAGTATTGATTCAGATATCGACGAAGTAATGGATGGATGGAGATTAAAAAGATTACCAAGAATTGATAGGGATATTCTGCGATTGGCCTACGTGGATATCAATTTTTTGAACACACCTGTAGCTGTCGCTTGTGATGAGGCAGTCAATCTAGCTAATAAATATAGTGATTTGCAAGGAAGAAAATTTATTAATGGAGTTTTAAGGAGATTACAAACAATTTAA
- the ftsY gene encoding signal recognition particle-docking protein FtsY has protein sequence MTDTDSDNSREWAAQAYALLKKRQEEQKQELEKQEEQKQELEKQEEQKQELEKQEEQKLINIASKKNILRKSKTISEPELGEFDDNFTWSAMVLAAQGKKINQISIDEIDWLTKLRRGLEETRKGFVTELLDRLGDDPLTPESLDDLETLLIRADVGIDSTDKVIDSLRKKLNEEVVGGEEGIKFLKKELKLILDKPIKNSGRDILVPQKGKLNVWLLVGVNGVGKTTTLGKLAYLSSRSNYKTLIAAADTFRAAAVEQLKVWGDRSNVDVISNQSKNADPAAVVFDAINSAKKRNVDLLLVDTAGRLQTKNNLMDELAKIKKIIDKKVPDSIVESLLVLDASQGQNGLKQAKSFAKSADLSGAIITKLDGTSRGGVSLAVSEEVNLPIRFIGAGEGIKDLRPFNSYEFIEAMLADK, from the coding sequence ATGACCGATACTGATTCCGATAATTCTCGCGAGTGGGCTGCACAAGCATATGCACTTTTAAAAAAGCGTCAGGAAGAGCAAAAGCAAGAATTAGAAAAACAGGAAGAGCAAAAGCAAGAATTAGAAAAACAGGAAGAGCAAAAGCAAGAATTAGAAAAACAGGAAGAGCAAAAGCTTATTAATATTGCTAGTAAAAAAAATATTCTTCGAAAGTCTAAAACTATTTCTGAGCCTGAATTAGGAGAGTTTGATGATAATTTTACTTGGTCTGCAATGGTATTGGCTGCTCAAGGAAAAAAAATAAATCAAATATCGATTGATGAAATTGATTGGTTAACCAAATTGCGAAGAGGATTAGAAGAAACTCGAAAAGGATTTGTTACTGAATTATTGGATAGATTGGGAGATGATCCTCTTACTCCTGAATCTCTTGATGATTTAGAGACGCTTTTAATTAGAGCTGATGTAGGGATTGATTCGACCGATAAAGTAATAGATTCTCTCAGAAAAAAATTAAATGAGGAAGTCGTTGGTGGAGAAGAAGGAATAAAATTCTTGAAGAAGGAATTAAAATTAATTCTTGATAAACCAATAAAAAATTCGGGTAGAGATATTTTAGTTCCCCAAAAAGGGAAGTTAAATGTCTGGTTATTAGTAGGAGTTAATGGTGTTGGTAAAACTACTACGTTAGGAAAATTAGCATATTTGTCATCTAGAAGTAATTATAAAACATTGATAGCTGCTGCTGATACCTTTAGAGCGGCTGCAGTAGAACAACTCAAAGTATGGGGAGATAGAAGTAATGTTGACGTTATATCTAATCAATCAAAAAATGCTGATCCAGCTGCTGTAGTTTTTGACGCAATTAATTCTGCAAAAAAAAGAAATGTTGATTTATTACTTGTTGATACAGCGGGCAGACTGCAAACTAAAAATAATTTGATGGATGAATTAGCAAAAATAAAAAAAATTATTGATAAAAAGGTTCCAGATTCAATCGTTGAATCATTATTAGTTTTAGACGCAAGTCAGGGTCAAAATGGTTTAAAGCAAGCAAAAAGTTTCGCTAAATCAGCAGATTTGAGTGGTGCAATTATTACTAAATTAGATGGGACTTCTAGAGGAGGAGTATCTCTAGCCGTATCTGAAGAAGTAAATTTGCCTATAAGGTTTATTGGAGCTGGAGAAGGTATAAAAGATTTAAGACCATTCAATAGTTATGAATTTATAGAGGCTATGCTTGCAGATAAATAA
- a CDS encoding PP2C family protein-serine/threonine phosphatase has product MTNNQREKIFSNKFIKNFLENQSTVTLKNKYKFAEIASSLAYYLKSFSNINKLLDYVCLIFKHIFSENIILIIPLNYEGGIWHENIKISAKEEYLIIQEEINSFLNKFQFSKNFKIKEILTFENALKNDFQEYKIETKKILTRGKCRGFIYILSKDITKQSITEDSNFNFIANCLAVGLENYYLLKTKKKHEKVDREISTGAEIQSQLLPDYCPIIHGIDLAAHCRPALQLGGDYYDFICLKTNISEKRKEKSRWAFVIGDVMGKGLPAGLLMTMLRGMLRAEVLTGLPPDRILHDLNQLAINDLDQSHRFVTLFYSDYDPRTRKLRFANAAHNPPLLWKSLDQKIIKLDAEGFVLGLQKDAEYHCGEIKLNENDLVLYYTDGVIDTSNSLGQRFDEERLIKTLTKLCKQSYTSQEILNKIYKKLDDFTGQNRHLEDDASMIIFQLT; this is encoded by the coding sequence TTGACAAATAATCAAAGAGAAAAAATATTTTCGAACAAATTTATTAAAAATTTTTTAGAAAATCAATCTACAGTAACTTTAAAAAATAAATATAAATTTGCTGAAATTGCCTCTTCATTAGCATATTACTTAAAATCATTTTCCAACATAAATAAATTACTCGATTATGTATGCTTAATTTTTAAACATATTTTTTCAGAGAATATAATTTTAATTATTCCTTTAAATTATGAGGGCGGAATATGGCATGAAAATATAAAAATTTCTGCTAAAGAAGAATATTTAATAATACAAGAAGAAATTAATAGTTTTTTGAATAAATTTCAATTTTCAAAAAATTTTAAAATAAAAGAAATTCTAACCTTTGAAAATGCTTTAAAAAATGATTTTCAAGAATATAAAATTGAAACAAAAAAAATATTAACTAGAGGAAAATGTAGAGGATTTATTTACATTTTAAGTAAAGACATAACTAAGCAGTCGATTACTGAAGATAGTAATTTTAATTTTATTGCAAATTGTCTTGCTGTTGGATTAGAGAATTACTACTTATTAAAAACAAAGAAAAAGCATGAAAAAGTAGATAGAGAGATTTCGACTGGTGCCGAAATTCAATCTCAATTACTCCCTGATTATTGTCCAATTATTCATGGTATAGATCTAGCTGCACACTGTAGACCTGCTCTTCAGCTTGGAGGGGATTACTATGATTTTATTTGCTTAAAGACGAATATCTCTGAAAAACGAAAAGAAAAATCAAGATGGGCCTTTGTAATAGGTGATGTTATGGGTAAAGGGCTTCCAGCCGGTCTTTTAATGACTATGTTAAGAGGAATGTTACGAGCAGAAGTTCTTACAGGCCTGCCTCCAGATAGAATTTTGCATGATTTGAACCAACTAGCAATAAATGATTTAGATCAATCTCATAGATTTGTGACATTGTTTTATTCGGATTATGACCCTAGAACCAGAAAATTGAGATTCGCTAATGCAGCTCATAATCCTCCTCTGCTTTGGAAAAGTTTAGATCAGAAAATTATAAAATTAGATGCCGAAGGATTTGTTCTTGGACTACAAAAAGATGCTGAATATCATTGTGGTGAAATTAAGCTTAATGAGAATGATTTAGTTCTTTATTACACAGACGGAGTAATTGACACTTCTAACTCTCTAGGGCAAAGATTTGATGAGGAAAGGTTAATTAAAACTCTCACAAAATTATGCAAGCAATCTTATACATCCCAAGAAATTTTAAATAAAATATATAAAAAGTTAGACGATTTTACAGGGCAAAATAGACATCTGGAAGATGATGCATCGATGATTATTTTTCAATTGACATAG
- the argH gene encoding argininosuccinate lyase has product MAKVWSKRFDNALDPFIEKFNASIGFDRKLILEDLDCSIAHAKMLGKTQVLSSSEASEIVNGLESIKVDYLEGKFSPSPPSEDIHYCIEEKLIGLIGETGKKLHTGRSRNDQVGTDIRLWLRKEIDNIEILITDLQKSFLNLAKSNIYTLIPGYTHMQRAQPLSLAHHLLAYIEMLQRDRERFKEVRSRVNISPLGAAALAGTKIKIDRHFTAAELGFEKIYKNSIDAVSDRDFCIEFVSASALSMSHLSKISEEIILWVTDEFSFAKLTDKCATGSSLMPQKKNPDVPELIRGKTGRVYGHLQALLTMVKGVPLSYNKDFQEDKEPIFDTVETISSCMKAMTILINDGIEFNIKNLSDSVENDFSNATDLADYLVGKDVPFRTAYQVVGEIVKYCLEREILFKNLKVDEFKKFHPEFDEDVFSDLKPLNVVKSRNSEGGTGFVQVEKELNNWQKKLLI; this is encoded by the coding sequence ATGGCAAAAGTTTGGAGTAAAAGGTTTGATAATGCACTTGACCCTTTTATTGAAAAGTTTAATGCCTCTATTGGTTTTGATAGAAAGCTTATTTTAGAAGATTTAGATTGCTCTATTGCTCATGCGAAAATGCTTGGCAAAACGCAAGTTTTATCCTCTTCTGAAGCTTCGGAAATTGTTAATGGTCTAGAGTCAATAAAAGTTGATTATTTGGAGGGTAAGTTTTCTCCTAGTCCACCCTCTGAAGATATTCACTATTGTATAGAAGAAAAATTGATAGGTTTAATTGGCGAAACTGGAAAGAAATTACATACAGGCAGAAGTAGAAATGATCAAGTTGGTACAGATATAAGATTGTGGCTAAGAAAAGAGATTGATAATATAGAAATTTTAATAACCGATTTACAAAAATCCTTTTTAAATCTTGCGAAATCTAATATTTATACATTAATACCTGGATATACCCATATGCAGAGAGCTCAGCCACTATCTTTGGCTCATCATTTATTGGCTTACATAGAAATGCTCCAAAGAGACCGTGAGAGGTTTAAAGAAGTACGTTCAAGAGTTAATATTTCTCCTTTAGGAGCTGCAGCATTAGCAGGAACAAAAATAAAAATAGATAGGCATTTTACAGCTGCAGAATTGGGTTTTGAAAAGATTTATAAAAATAGTATTGATGCAGTTAGCGATAGAGATTTTTGTATAGAATTTGTTTCTGCTTCTGCCTTGTCAATGTCACATTTAAGTAAAATTTCAGAGGAAATAATTTTATGGGTAACTGATGAATTTTCTTTTGCAAAATTAACAGATAAATGTGCTACGGGAAGTAGTTTAATGCCTCAGAAAAAAAATCCTGATGTTCCAGAATTGATAAGAGGTAAGACAGGAAGAGTGTATGGACATCTTCAGGCATTGTTAACTATGGTCAAAGGGGTACCACTTTCATACAATAAGGATTTTCAAGAGGATAAAGAGCCAATATTTGATACTGTAGAAACAATATCTTCTTGTATGAAAGCAATGACTATTTTAATTAATGATGGCATTGAATTTAATATTAAAAATTTATCTGATTCTGTAGAAAATGACTTTTCTAACGCTACCGATTTGGCAGATTACTTAGTTGGTAAAGATGTTCCTTTTAGGACTGCTTATCAAGTTGTTGGTGAAATTGTTAAATATTGCCTGGAGAGAGAAATATTATTTAAAAATCTCAAAGTTGATGAATTTAAAAAATTTCATCCAGAATTTGATGAGGATGTTTTTTCAGATCTTAAACCTCTTAATGTCGTTAAATCAAGAAATAGCGAAGGCGGTACAGGTTTTGTTCAGGTAGAAAAAGAGCTAAATAATTGGCAAAAGAAATTGTTAATTTGA
- a CDS encoding RNA-binding protein: MSIFVGNLPFRAEREDVIQLFAPFGEVLNCSLPLERDTGRKRGFAFIEMADEAIESTAIDGLQGTELMGRPLRINKAEPRGSGGSRRGGRGGYGGGGNNGGGYGGGGYGGGGNNGGGYGGGNNGGRYGGGGYGGGGNNGGGYGGGGNNGGGYGGGSFESNSSYTNKSSGAEGWEDRSYGNSSENSEYESGRSRRKRGMSNESNASNETS; this comes from the coding sequence GTGAGTATTTTTGTTGGCAATTTGCCGTTCCGCGCAGAGCGTGAAGATGTGATACAGTTATTCGCACCTTTTGGTGAAGTTCTAAATTGCTCTCTTCCCTTGGAGAGAGATACTGGAAGGAAAAGAGGATTTGCATTTATTGAAATGGCAGATGAGGCGATTGAGTCTACCGCTATTGATGGTTTGCAAGGCACGGAACTTATGGGTAGGCCTTTAAGAATTAATAAAGCCGAACCAAGAGGTTCTGGCGGATCTCGTAGGGGAGGAAGAGGCGGCTACGGCGGCGGTGGTAATAATGGTGGTGGCTATGGTGGCGGTGGCTATGGCGGTGGTGGTAATAATGGCGGTGGCTACGGCGGTGGTAATAATGGCGGTCGCTACGGCGGTGGTGGCTATGGCGGTGGTGGTAATAATGGCGGTGGCTATGGCGGTGGTGGTAATAATGGCGGTGGCTATGGCGGCGGTAGTTTCGAATCTAATAGCTCTTACACTAATAAATCTTCTGGAGCAGAAGGTTGGGAAGATAGAAGTTATGGAAATTCTTCTGAAAACTCTGAATATGAAAGTGGCAGGAGCAGGAGAAAAAGGGGAATGTCCAATGAGAGCAATGCTTCAAACGAGACAAGTTAG